The Triticum aestivum cultivar Chinese Spring chromosome 7B, IWGSC CS RefSeq v2.1, whole genome shotgun sequence genome window below encodes:
- the LOC123157032 gene encoding probable tyrosine-protein phosphatase DSP2: MKLEIMPRQRALEAGQREEAMEMSGLELWKHEKPPKIFPMPPPLPPLLAAPGAGGYDEATLVPPLNFAMVDDGIYRSGFPAAANFRFLKSLNLRSIVYLCPEPYPETNTEFLEKNGIKLHQFGIEGRKEPFVEIPDEKIREALKVVLDVRNQPLLIHCKRGKHRTGCVVGCMRKLQKWCLSSVFDEYQRFAAAKVRSTDLRFMELFDVSSLKHLTNSHC, from the exons ATGAAGCTGGAAATCATGCCCAGGCAGAGGGCCCTGGAGGCGGGGCAGCGGGAGGAGGCCATGGAGATGAGCGGCCTCGAGCTGTGGAAGCACGAGAAGCCCCCCAAGATCTTCCCCAtgcccccgccgctgccgccgctgctggcGGCGCCGGGGGCGGGGGGCTACGACGAGGCCACGCTCGTGCCGCCGCTCAACTTCGCCATGGTCGACGACGGCATCTACCGCTCCGGCTTCCCGGCCGCCGCCAACTTCCGCTTCCTCAAGTCCCTCAACCTCCGCTCCATTGT GTACCTCTGCCCGGAGCCGTACCCGGAGACCAACACGGAGTTCCTCGAGAAGAACGGAATCAAGCTCCACCAGTTCGGAATTGAGGGCCGCAAG GAACCATTCGTCGAGATACCCGATGAGAAAATCCGGGAGGCACTTAAAGTTGTCCTAG ATGTAAGAAATCAACCTTTGCTTATTCACTGCAAGAGAGGCAAG CACCGAACTGGATGCGTCGTCGGTTGCATGAGGAAGTTGCAGAAATGGTGCCTGTCTTCGGTCTTCGATGAGTACCAGCGCTTCGCTGCTGCAAAAGTGAGGAGCACCGACCTGAGATTCATGGAGCTGTTCGACGTCTCGAGCTTGAAGCACCTGACCAACTCACATTGTTAA